One genomic window of Mus musculus strain C57BL/6J chromosome 4, GRCm38.p6 C57BL/6J includes the following:
- the Hes5 gene encoding transcription factor HES-5 isoform 1 (isoform 1 is encoded by transcript variant 1), producing MAPSTVAVEMLSPKEKNRLRKPVVEKMRRDRINSSIEQLKLLLEQEFARHQPNSKLEKADILEMAVSYLKHSKAFAAAAGPKSLHQDYSEGYSWCLQEAVQFLTLHAASDTQMKLLYHFQRPPAPAAPAKEPPAPGAAPQPARSSAKAAAAAVSTSRQPACGLWRPW from the exons ATGGCCCCAAGTACCGTGGCGGTGGAGATGCTCAGTCCCAAGGAGAAAAACCGA CTGCGGAAGCCGGTGGTGGAGAAGATGCGTCGGGACCGCATCAACAGCAGCATAGAGCAGCTGAAGCTGCTGCTGGAGCAGGAGTTCGCGCGGCACCAGCCCAACTCCAAGCTGGAGAAGGCCGACATCCTGGAGATGGCCGTCAGCTACCTGAAACACAGCAAAG CCTTCGCCGCGGCCGCCGGCCCCAAGAGCCTGCACCAGGACTACAGCGAGGGCTACTCCTGGTGCCTGCAGGAGGCGGTACAGTTCCTGACCCTGCACGCCGCCAGCGACACGCAGATGAAGCTGCTTTACCACTTCCAGCGGCCCCCAGCTCCCGCCGCTCCTGCCAAGGAGCCCCCGGCGCCCGGAGCTGCGCCCCAACCGGCCCGCTCCTCCGctaaggctgctgctgctgcggtcTCCACCTCGCGCCAACCCGCCTGCGGCCTCTGGCGGCCCTGGTGA
- the Hes5 gene encoding transcription factor HES-5 isoform X1 gives MAPSTVAVEMLSPKEKNRLRKPVVEKMRRDRINSSIEQLKLLLEQEFARHQPNSKLEKADILEMAVSYLKHSKGEPGACARLLLPADVAPTARAPLMPLRLPTAFAAAAGPKSLHQDYSEGYSWCLQEAVQFLTLHAASDTQMKLLYHFQRPPAPAAPAKEPPAPGAAPQPARSSAKAAAAAVSTSRQPACGLWRPW, from the exons ATGGCCCCAAGTACCGTGGCGGTGGAGATGCTCAGTCCCAAGGAGAAAAACCGA CTGCGGAAGCCGGTGGTGGAGAAGATGCGTCGGGACCGCATCAACAGCAGCATAGAGCAGCTGAAGCTGCTGCTGGAGCAGGAGTTCGCGCGGCACCAGCCCAACTCCAAGCTGGAGAAGGCCGACATCCTGGAGATGGCCGTCAGCTACCTGAAACACAGCAAAGGTGAGCCCGGCGCCTGCGCCCGCCTCCTGCTCCCGGCCGATGTGGCTCCCACCGCGCGCGCCCCACTCATGCCGCTTCGTCTCCCCACAGCCTTCGCCGCGGCCGCCGGCCCCAAGAGCCTGCACCAGGACTACAGCGAGGGCTACTCCTGGTGCCTGCAGGAGGCGGTACAGTTCCTGACCCTGCACGCCGCCAGCGACACGCAGATGAAGCTGCTTTACCACTTCCAGCGGCCCCCAGCTCCCGCCGCTCCTGCCAAGGAGCCCCCGGCGCCCGGAGCTGCGCCCCAACCGGCCCGCTCCTCCGctaaggctgctgctgctgcggtcTCCACCTCGCGCCAACCCGCCTGCGGCCTCTGGCGGCCCTGGTGA
- the Hes5 gene encoding transcription factor HES-5 isoform 2 (isoform 2 is encoded by transcript variant 2), with protein sequence MRRDRINSSIEQLKLLLEQEFARHQPNSKLEKADILEMAVSYLKHSKAFAAAAGPKSLHQDYSEGYSWCLQEAVQFLTLHAASDTQMKLLYHFQRPPAPAAPAKEPPAPGAAPQPARSSAKAAAAAVSTSRQPACGLWRPW encoded by the exons ATGCGTCGGGACCGCATCAACAGCAGCATAGAGCAGCTGAAGCTGCTGCTGGAGCAGGAGTTCGCGCGGCACCAGCCCAACTCCAAGCTGGAGAAGGCCGACATCCTGGAGATGGCCGTCAGCTACCTGAAACACAGCAAAG CCTTCGCCGCGGCCGCCGGCCCCAAGAGCCTGCACCAGGACTACAGCGAGGGCTACTCCTGGTGCCTGCAGGAGGCGGTACAGTTCCTGACCCTGCACGCCGCCAGCGACACGCAGATGAAGCTGCTTTACCACTTCCAGCGGCCCCCAGCTCCCGCCGCTCCTGCCAAGGAGCCCCCGGCGCCCGGAGCTGCGCCCCAACCGGCCCGCTCCTCCGctaaggctgctgctgctgcggtcTCCACCTCGCGCCAACCCGCCTGCGGCCTCTGGCGGCCCTGGTGA